A single window of Desulfotomaculum sp. DNA harbors:
- a CDS encoding exonuclease sbcCD subunit D: MRFIHTSDWHLGRIFYGTHLTDDQAYILEDFIRLVSYSKPDAVLIAGDIYDRAAPPAEVVSLLDDVLSRILLDCRVPVVLIAGNHDSPERVGFAARLLARQGLHIAGVLDKNIAPVEIHDADGTVYIYPLPYADPPVVREKFSVKDIHDHNEAMAYIIKQLTVNIPTGARLILVGHAFVVGGEVSESERPLSIEGSGFVDPEHFFDFHYAALGHLHRPQYAGRENIRYSGSLMKYSFSEAGHRKSVALVEMDRLGKTTIEEVYLTHRRDVRCLEGLLNDILAGPRSGESRDDYLKVTLTDSGAILDAIGKLRNVYPNVLHIERPFLAEGLELCGPGGDHRGLSETSLFSSFFEQVTGAALPAEQLQVFKDTVENLYRQERKATV; this comes from the coding sequence ATGCGATTTATTCATACCTCCGACTGGCACCTGGGGAGAATTTTTTACGGGACGCATTTAACAGATGATCAGGCTTATATACTTGAAGATTTTATCAGGCTGGTCAGCTACTCGAAACCGGATGCTGTTTTAATCGCCGGCGATATTTACGACCGTGCGGCGCCCCCCGCAGAGGTTGTCAGCCTTCTTGACGATGTGCTTTCCCGCATTCTTTTGGACTGCCGGGTTCCGGTTGTTTTAATTGCCGGCAACCACGACAGCCCCGAGAGGGTGGGGTTCGCTGCCAGGCTATTAGCCCGGCAGGGGCTCCACATTGCCGGGGTGTTGGATAAAAATATTGCTCCGGTAGAAATTCATGATGCGGACGGTACGGTTTACATTTACCCTCTGCCTTATGCCGATCCTCCGGTTGTGCGGGAAAAATTTTCGGTCAAGGATATTCATGATCACAATGAGGCAATGGCTTACATAATTAAGCAGTTAACTGTAAATATCCCCACCGGCGCACGCTTGATCCTGGTTGGCCACGCTTTTGTAGTTGGCGGAGAGGTCAGCGAATCGGAGCGTCCCCTTTCCATAGAAGGTTCCGGGTTTGTAGACCCGGAGCATTTTTTTGACTTTCACTACGCTGCCCTTGGGCACCTGCACAGGCCGCAGTACGCCGGGAGGGAAAATATCCGTTATTCCGGTTCCCTGATGAAATATTCTTTTTCCGAAGCGGGCCACAGGAAATCGGTGGCCCTTGTGGAAATGGACAGGCTTGGCAAAACAACCATTGAAGAGGTTTACCTTACCCACCGCAGGGATGTCCGCTGTTTGGAAGGGCTGCTCAACGATATCCTGGCCGGGCCCCGCAGCGGTGAGAGCAGGGATGATTATTTAAAAGTCACTTTGACTGACTCCGGCGCTATACTGGACGCGATAGGCAAGCTGCGCAATGTTTACCCGAATGTGCTGCACATCGAAAGGCCTTTTCTGGCTGAGGGCCTGGAACTGTGCGGCCCCGGTGGTGATCACCGGGGGTTGAGCGAAACCAGTCTATTTTCATCTTTTTTTGAGCAGGTGACGGGGGCAGCCCTGCCGGCGGAACAGCTCCAGGTATTTAAGGATACCGTCGAAAACCTGTACAGGCAGGAAAGGAAGGCGACGGTATGA
- a CDS encoding phospholipase, whose product MKERPRIGLALGGGGARGYAHLGVIKALQEADIPIDIIAGTSMGAVVGAAFAMGYRTEELVDIALQMSWRRLLSLADPTIPHHGVIAGNRLEKYFQTLTCGRRFDQLEKTLVVIATDINTGEEVRLDSGPVARALRASTAVPGIFCPVNSERRYLVDGSVTTPVPAAATQEAGANVVVAVDVCSTVDRTDVLAQAWKWWKKIPPMQTYGLIGMPGFLSFFKRALPESINIVGRSMELNDCHIEISFPATPTAQYWLLRPAVENVRWYEFHRVRECIQAGEAVGRQVAGQINALLKKGNFT is encoded by the coding sequence ATGAAAGAAAGGCCGCGAATCGGCCTGGCCCTTGGGGGCGGCGGTGCAAGAGGTTACGCCCATCTAGGAGTGATTAAGGCCTTACAGGAGGCGGACATCCCTATTGATATTATCGCCGGAACCAGCATGGGGGCAGTGGTAGGCGCCGCCTTCGCTATGGGGTACCGGACCGAAGAACTGGTGGATATAGCCCTTCAGATGAGTTGGCGGCGGTTGTTGAGTCTGGCAGACCCGACTATACCCCATCATGGTGTAATTGCCGGCAACCGGTTGGAAAAGTATTTTCAAACATTAACCTGTGGGAGGAGGTTTGACCAACTGGAAAAAACTCTAGTCGTTATCGCCACCGACATAAATACAGGGGAAGAAGTGCGGCTTGACTCAGGTCCGGTTGCCCGGGCTTTAAGAGCCAGCACCGCAGTGCCGGGAATCTTTTGCCCGGTCAATTCAGAACGGCGCTATCTGGTAGATGGGTCGGTAACTACACCTGTGCCGGCGGCGGCAACCCAGGAGGCGGGAGCGAATGTGGTTGTGGCCGTGGATGTTTGCTCGACGGTGGACCGGACTGATGTCCTGGCGCAGGCATGGAAGTGGTGGAAGAAGATACCTCCCATGCAAACTTATGGCCTGATAGGTATGCCGGGTTTCTTAAGTTTCTTTAAACGGGCGCTGCCCGAGAGCATCAACATTGTCGGCCGTTCAATGGAACTGAACGACTGTCACATTGAGATTTCCTTTCCAGCGACTCCCACTGCGCAATACTGGCTGTTGAGGCCGGCGGTGGAAAACGTAAGATGGTATGAGTTTCACCGGGTCCGTGAGTGCATCCAGGCAGGCGAAGCTGTAGGACGGCAGGTAGCTGGACAGATTAATGCTTTGCTTAAAAAAGGTAATTTCACCTAA
- a CDS encoding 1-acyl-sn-glycerol-3-phosphate acyltransferase, which produces MFYALVKLISRYLLWLFGNTVIAGQANIPRTGPMIIVSNHISLLDGLLLLAFWPRRVTFLSVAYLFKMPIVGALLRAIGAIPVQNEGSELAGIRRALKVLQEEGALVFFPEGHLGAGDQLLPFQTGWAYLALKAGAPVLPVAIKGTSTALPVGAAFPRRCKIYMQIGAPWTLEKARRPRQETLAVLNMRLVSQMEQMLNEITSIEGGR; this is translated from the coding sequence ATGTTCTACGCGTTGGTGAAGTTAATTTCTAGGTATTTATTGTGGCTTTTTGGGAATACTGTCATTGCCGGGCAAGCCAACATCCCCCGCACAGGTCCGATGATTATAGTGTCCAACCACATCAGTCTGCTGGACGGTCTCCTTTTATTGGCGTTCTGGCCGCGACGGGTTACATTCCTATCGGTAGCCTACCTGTTCAAGATGCCGATAGTGGGAGCTCTTTTACGCGCTATTGGCGCCATCCCGGTGCAGAACGAGGGAAGTGAATTGGCGGGAATAAGGAGAGCCTTGAAGGTATTGCAGGAAGAAGGCGCCCTGGTTTTTTTTCCCGAAGGCCATCTTGGCGCCGGTGACCAGCTTCTGCCATTCCAAACAGGATGGGCGTATCTGGCTTTGAAGGCAGGAGCGCCTGTCCTGCCGGTGGCTATCAAGGGTACCAGCACAGCACTGCCGGTAGGCGCCGCCTTCCCGCGCCGATGTAAAATCTACATGCAAATCGGGGCTCCCTGGACATTGGAAAAGGCCCGGCGACCAAGGCAGGAGACCCTGGCGGTTTTGAATATGAGGCTGGTCAGCCAAATGGAACAAATGTTAAATGAGATTACGTCTATAGAGGGAGGCCGGTAA